The window GTCTACAATTTTGTGCAATGTTCCAGGTGTTCAGTGTTTCATTGACGACGTGATTGTTTACGGCCGAACTAAAGCTGAACATGATCGCAACTTGAACTTGGTACTCCAGCGGTTGACTGATGCTGGTTTGACGTTGAATGACAAATGTGAGTTCAATGTTCCATCCCTTACAGTTTTGGGTCATGTGATCTCGAAGGACGGTGTGCGTCCAAACCCTGATTTAGTCAAAGCCATTTCTGATGCACCTGTACCGACTAATAAGGATCAGTTGAGGTCTGTTTTAGGGCTCTGCGGTTACTATTCCAAATTTGTGCCAAACTTTGCAGCGCGTATACAACCGATGCGATGTATTCAAACTGCTGAGAAATTCAAATGGACTGAAGAAGCTAACAAAGCTTTCAAGGACATTAAGTCTGCTATAGTTAACAGCCCTGCTCTTGCTCTATTCGATCCATACCTTGATATCATTGTAACTACAGATGCTAGTGGATATGGTTTAGGTGCAACACTCACACAGGTGAAAAATGGTTCAGAAGTTATAGTTGCATGCGCATCTCGCAGTCTAACTGCATTAGAATTGAAATATTCTGTGGGAGAGCGTGAAGCTTTAGCATGCGTATGGGCAGTAGAAAAGTGGCATACATATTTATGGGGTCGTAGATTCACTTTGCGTACAGATCACCAAGCACTTGTGACACTGTTGAGTTCAAAAGGGACGGGTCACAAACCAATGCGAATTGCGCGATGGGCAATGCGGTTGTTACACTACACATATGACATACAGTACAAACCCGGTGTTCAAAATAAAGTGCCGGATGCACTTTCTAGATTGCCATTGTCTACaagtaaagacaaaatccaggaTGAGGATGAGGCTGAGGCTGTGTGCCAACTTTGGTTTGAACATGTAGAACATAACATTGCGATAACCAGAGAACGTTTACAGCGAGCAACGTCTGAGAGCTCGATTTGTACTCGTATTTCCCAATACATTCAGAATGGATGGCCTTGtacaaaaacagaaattattAATGATCTGAAACCATTCTTTCAGGTGAAAGATGAGTTGTCTGTACATGACGGCATTATTTTCCGTGGGGAACGGGTGATAGTGCCAGATGAACTTTGTGCACATGTGGTGAACTTGGCACATGAAAGTCATCAAGGTATAGTGCGTACAAAACAGAGGCTGAGAGATTTGTATTGGTGGCCAAAGATGGATATTCAGGTTACTGAGCTGGTAAAGTCGTGCATTACTTGTCAGTTGAATGACAAATCTGCTGTTACGCGGACAGCACCTACGCAGCCAGTACCACTTCCGAATGCTGCATGGAGAAAACTTGGTCTCGATTTTGTCGGGCCAGACTATTCTGCACCGCCTGAACGGCGATATATTATTTCCATGATTGATTACAGGAGCAAATGGCCAGAGGTAGCATTCGCTTCGGATATAAGTACCAAAACAGTGCTGAAGTTTCTTGTTACAGTTTTCAGTCGAGAAGGTTATCCCGACGAAATTGTTACAGATAATGGGCCTCAAGTGGTGTCCCATGAATTTGAAGAAATTTCTACGACACAGAAATATAAAACACAGGTTTTCTTCGGTTTATCATCCGGAAGGAAACAGTGAGGTTGAACGTTTAAACAAAATTCTGTCCGAAACCATTCAGTCTGCAAGAATTCAGAAAAAGGATGTGAAAAGCACAATGGTACAATTTCTTGGTGCATATAGAGCGACTAAGCATGCTACTACAGGCGAGTCTCCGTCTTTTATGCTGCATGGCCGACATATGCGTACAATGCTTGACATTAAAGGGGTAACGCTTTATCCCAATCCATCTACTAGTACTGAGGTTGAAAATAGAGTGGCAGCGAAACAAGCTAAGAGCAAGGCATATGCTGATAAGCGGAAAGGCACAAAAGCGAGATTTTTTCAAACCTGGTGACTATGTTCGCATAAGAAAACCATGGCATGTCAAAAAGGGTGAGAGCAAATTCACTGCACCGATAAAGATTGTTTCTCAGATTAGTCCTTTTACTTACAAAATGGAAAATGGTTCAAATTGGAATGTTAAATTTCTTGCTCCTTTTTATGGTAAAGTACCTAACCAGTTTGATGAGGGGGAAGATGTGTGGTTTGAAACTCAGGTACACAATCACTTTGAACAAAACCATAATCCAAATATACCACAACGTGTTAGAGAACCCAGAGTTCGCAGATTACCTGCATGGACCAAAGACTATGTTATGAAGTGACATGGTTTAGATTTGAAGGGTTTGAATTGCAGGTAGACAAAAGGTTAATTGAAGTGTTCATTTAACTGAGGGCTTAAAGACTAGttagttttgaaaatgttaacattaatatGGTTTTGCTATTTTAATAGTCAGCTGTTAATAGTTCATAACACTGTCTACTGTTTTATTTCTTACTCAGAATTATCTATTGTTTGTAAGTTTAATTTCAGTTAGATATACCTTGTGAAAGCAATTTTCTTAAGAGAAGGGGAAATGTGGTGTTCTATTGTTAAAGGGAGACAACTAGAGTTGTCGGTTCGAGTTGTCTGTTCGTCGCACCAACCATGCCTGAAATACGAGAGTGTACAAGTTGTTCGAATAAATCCGTTGAGGATGAATACCGAGTATGTCATCGATTGCTAATACTACATGCTGATGATAAATAAGTACATATACTCGACTCTGCTACTACAGTCTGTtggcgtctctctctctctctctctctctctctctctctctctctctctctctctctctctctctctctctctctctgtgtgtgtgggcCATGGtcccccaatcaaaccttttttctaAAAGCtgcattaatttgtttaaaatcatcATCCATCCTaacatagtgtgggttggcccccaatatgggttgccccccaatataaaaccctGGCGACACCAATGCTAAGAATAcgagtatctgtatattcaaagtgtttgtgtttgtgtgtaatgTTTTCAGCaattattgttcttttttttgcgatatatatctatatctatatacatacatatatgtggtgATACTCTAAACGGGGAAATgtcttaaatatgttattttatcatccattaaaggcttttgtaggagatatcccTGGAACTGTAatttgcgatattctcctaggagatattgcttcctataatcttgattggtcaaaatttaatcacaagacaatctgttgttacgtcactgtgtatgtttcagcgctaaacctatcattagtgacgtcacgccactgtcgttctgctagttaacgaatATATCGCTgtcaaatatagtgacattcaacccacattactaacattgtttacaattgtcgcaaataaaaaagaatgataatggatgataaaaggAATACCCTCTTCGTGTCTTGTGATGTCATAATTTATCTACACtctaaaagtataaaaatcatCGGCGAGCCTCGGatttaatacttttatcaactcgtgctgataaattatgatatcacaagacattcggggagtatcctctatttagtCATAAAAAGATCGGTTCTTCTTTGACCTCATGATAATATTATGTCGGTGAGAAATCTGATACTTTGTTGCCGTCATACAGTctcttaaaattaaatttttaaaaagtctacGGTACACCTACGAAGTCTCGGCGACTTTTGTTTCACAAAAAACCCTAGCGAAATTAAATCGCCAGGACTTTATATGGTGTattcaaaattacattatatattttgtttgtgagaAACACGTCTGTCAAATGTCTGTCTACACTGGCCGACAGACACGTATCCTTTGCTGTCGTAGACTGCAATTACGTggacatattaaaaacaacaaaaatgttagTAATGCATTGCCCCAAAGAACTCGCTATTCAGAAGCGGATcgggggtgggttgggggggggggggggcaggggctcgggcccccccccccctaaattttgcgatagttataattttattatatattaattttaatttttacgacCCACTCCAAACATGCCCctgttcccttggcattccacctcatgtcactgcccccgcccccctaaatggattttctgaatCCGACACTGCTATTGATAAgagtataaagtttgttttgtttaaagacaccactagagcacatttattaattgagcatctgctactggatgtcaaacatttggtaattttgacagtctgagagaggaaacccgcaacattttttccattagtagcaagggatttgtttttatatgcgccatcccacaaacatgataacacataccacggcctttggtataccaattgtggtgcactggctagaacgagaaatagcctaattgaCCCtacgacgggaatcgatccaagaccgaccgcgcattaagcgagagctttaccataagggtctccacgagtactcgagtactcgggcacgggtcgagtctagcaagactcgagtccgtccACAGGACtcaatggacaatgtaggacaataatttcagcagtagataatcaacaatataagttacacaataattatatgaacatgcgctagtttctcttCTAATTTGGCCGTCCgtcacaacactgaacatatcTACTGGTTTCTGGATGCAATAcgatggcatgatttggcatccatgttcagcactggaattagGAGGCTATTTTACTTATTCCGTAGTCTCATTATTATCTAGTGTAAATATCGGGTACTCGGGtacgggtcgagtttgaccctcgagtactcggagtccaatattttggacgcGTGGAGGCCCTATAAATGACCATTGCGCTACGTGTCAGCCCTAAATAATCGAAAAGAGACCAGCCTGAACATGTGAATttcttctttaaagggacacaccctagttacggctagttgttaaccattacggcgttgtttttcgctattaaacccattttttcacaaataaaattgcactttacttaccgtttattatttagaatatacatttccattcacctgaagtgttttttggtaatcctggtttttgtaataccacaaaatgcatttttcgtatttcataaatcgcacgcacgtctgagaaaaaaccgttgagtagacaaggtctaatctatttttagaggggatatttccatttcaatgtcacagacgttggtatatcacgtgaccgttatcattttggttcggtttgttttctcgtgcacggttcgcgcaattaacatccgatttgttgttgttcatttgtgagatttttcttacgatatctggaaaggggatacaaccaggacagaacagttggaacatgtccaggagaggtgaaagaaacgcaccccaagtctgtgaaatttgtcgtgacgtaggcattgttgtgcttcgagcgacatctaccggtgacatcagaatactaactttcaaaattatttcaagcaattgggacatgggggttcccatggtatttatcgatataaaacctacTTTTTCACTCCacttgataaaaacgtgatctaagtgtgttacaggtttgtagattaaccaaattataatttattttcgctggatggaactagggtgtgcggctttaatagcgcttgttgcagccagtgctccacgactagtATACTGGGCTACTATACCTCCTGCCGCTCTCTGTTATTAATGTCAGTgctttattaatttaataataaaaaggagggggaggggggtggtggACACGTAAAATCTTTAGGTTCGATATGGGTTCGTGTGTAGATTAAGAATGGAGACGTGCTCGCATATTGATGTAATCTGATAAAAGAGTTTCGCCTGAGTGATGTTGAAGgttatttaaatttcatttcgaTGGATTCAGGATTATTCCTCTTCTCGAACATACTCTTTGACCCCACAGTGGCAGCGCGGCGTCACGGAGAGGAGAGGCGGGTCATCCCCGATACATCCCAGAAATCAACTCTGATTAAACACAATCACTGAAGCCGCGTGTTGCAGTGGGCAACATGCTATGACGCAAGCTCTTTGATCATCTGTGTGTGAATagaggggcgggacctagctcagtggtaaatcgctcgattgatgcgcggtcggtctgggatcgatccccgtcggtcgacccattgggttattttagttccaaccagtacatcacggcttcaatgtgctctagtggcgtcgtcaaataaaacaaactttacttttacatcacggctggtgtatcaaaggccgtggtatgtgctatcctgtttgtgggatggtgcatgggaaaatgtagagggtgtcataattaccagatgtttgacatccaataacagatgattaataaatcaatgtgctctagtggtgtcgttaaacaaaacaaactgtaactgtgTGAACAGTTACACCAACAGCACTGTCGAATATCCCTCAATGTCACAGACAAAaaagaataaatgttttattttaacgacgcactcaacacattttatgtacggttatatggcgtcagacatatgattaaggaccacacatatatagagagaggaaacccgctgtcaccacttcatgggcatgggctattcttttcgatttgcagcaagggatattttatatgcaccatccgacagacagggtaatacatactacggcctttgatataccagtcgtggtgcactggctggaacgagaaatagcccaatgggctcaccgaaatgaatcgatcccagaccgaccacgcatcgagcgagcgctttacagctgggctacgtctcgcccctacaAGAGAACAGaaccccgttttacgaagcgatcttaatgctaagatcactttaagtgcataactaccatATGGACTCAAGGTGAAAACGAATTCCACAACATAGTAATACCCACACTCCAAACAGCTATGATGGCAGTACCCATGACGGGTGCTTCCAGTGGGGCAGAGTATGATCACCTTTCGCTAACACCTGGTATTAtaactgttttgacagtgatccATGAGTGTACGTCATTACAattgtacttattctaatgtgCTGTGTCCGGTACTAGTTTTAATTTCGTAAACTAGTCTGgtggtggcagtcctctttgtgacggtgcaagaaggatgaaatctccagaGAATGATCTCCTAGGGAGTGACtatcctcctacagacgaattataagatagagattcatggaatcaaccactattttgtcaaatgcccatTCCACTCTGCACTGTGCAGACATGTAGCCCtaaccagaggcggatctagagggagggaggggcaCGGCCCACCCTATATTTtgcgagttataattttattatacattacttttaattttttttatgaccccccaccccacacactcCAATCCCTCCTCTAAAGTTCCTTTGGCATTCCGCGTCATGTCAATgaccccccaaatggattttctgaatCCACCACTGCTAACtaccgtattgttcctatttgtagcACCCGGGCGCGATGCAAAACACAAAGGGGGCGCGCTAATTAGAGTACTAGAACACGTTTCGTAATACGTGTGAAAAATCCTCGTATCAAACTGTCAATGCGTCTGGCTCGCTGAGACATCAAAACTTTTCCGCCGAGTCACTCCACCAGTGACGTTTTCTTGTTCAAATGACGTAGCGTACCGTACATCATCAGCTGATTTATCGAAATACATGGTACTGTGCACGTAGGCATATAGGGCctgcggagtgtatttgaaagtggggtgggggaaggGTGTGTGATTGAGACCCCTCATACTCGCCCACTTCATTTTGTCACCCagtctgaatatatttttatttagtggCCAATGCCCTAGGATTGCGGTACACACTCTGTCTGCTCTTTGCAAACATGGCGAGCTCTAGTAGTTCAATGTCGCGCAGGTCTTATACCGCTGCGTTTAAACTGAAAGTCATATCCGTTGCTGAAGAAAAAGGCAAGCATCATGCTGCAAAATTGTTTGGTATCCACCGCAAACGGGTCCAAGATTGGTGTAAATCGAAAGAACACCTTAAATCgacaaagaaaacagaaaaaagaaagccAGGCGCCGGAAGACCAGTTAAGTACACTGATATTGAAAACGGTGTTACGGTGTCGGTGTaaatggcctcagaccacaattaatttcgctatatgtttctatatagccttagtggctataacatttttattaatatcagcaggcccgtgaagttttgtatgtacctttgcctgcatgggggacacataccctgaaaaggacaacccctgttgtccagctctttctcccagcatattggtttaaacagacacaccctctaaaccaggccggagtacacccattttacacaaaaagcactacttttgcatgggccggaattaccacaaacaagtcttcaatgtcaacaagttacacatgtttacaaactacatgctatcccctgtcacttcagtcaaacagttgccacttcatagctgtctgccatgaaataatcacagtcaaacagcagactacttgcgcggtgaaacttccgaattttggacaaccaaatgggaagataactgtaatctgaggccaaatACCTACCGGTATGTTTGTACTTCCGGTTTTGAACAGCGTTAACGGAGTGTCATGCGTTCATTCTGCGTGGAGATAATagcgacatacatttgataaacgaCATGTGTGACATACTGTTCGCCCATACTAGTGTCGTAGTGATTCACctgtttggattttatttgtttaccgattATAATCATTGCAAGTCGGCAGTCAGGTAAGCCAGTTTTACTATTTTTTACGGGTACCGATTCATGATACATTTCTCGTGATCATAGGGGGCGCTTATATTAGAGGGGGCGCTACAAATAGGAAAAATACGGTATGTAATACAGATTTGTCGTTCAGGTTTATTACAAACAAACCGTTCCGCAACGACATTAAAGTGATATGCATAGTCACTTGGATGGCTTACAACTTCAGCCATACAAGTTACTACTGTCGTCTACGCTATTTGATTTGATGGTATACACTCAAGATGATTTCAGATTTTCTTATGATAATAAAACGCTTCACGTTCTAAAGCTTATGTCCAATTTCCTGTattctacatttgttttcattacgaTCATTCGGAGCACTACACGAGCGTGACGGAGATAACGCATCCTCTATTAATGTAAACTGTTCATGTTTCTACACTGCAGACGATTCTATACCCCAATCATGTAGCGTGTTTCAAGTTAAGTCTCTGTAACAAACCAATGGAAACGCTCATTCCAGCAATGTTGAGGTTTTCCAAATGTCAGAGTATGCACACTAAACGGTATactgtgttaaagggacatttctgagtttgctgcattagtttccaaataatgaaatatttctacgattaaacttatacatgaaatatattttcttgtttagaatatcagtgtctgtatattcaatgtgtttctgatcgtcttaatattttattaggaaaaaaaatgaaatttaacctagtacaaatattagaacgatcagaaacacgtttaatatacagccactaatattttatacagaaaaatatatttgatatgtaattacattcgttaaaaagtctctgttggtcaataacaccttaaaaattgcagcaaactcaggaatgtccctttaaagaagaaACCCCTTGCATGTACACACATTTTTAAGTATAGCAATGAGCACTGACATTTCTGAATACAATATATAGCAATGAGCACTGACATTTctgaatacaatatatataaaatatatttgatatgtaattacattggttaaaaagtctctgttggtcaataacatcttacatattgcagcaaactcaggaatgtgcctttaaGTCCCTATAATAAACCAATGGACACGCTGATTCCAGCAATGTTGAGGTTTTCCAAATGTCAGAGAATGCACGCTAAACGGAATACTGTGTTAATGGCAACAAAAATATTCCTATcatcataaaaattaattgcTTTTTGTCCGATTTCGTGCTGACTGGGATATGTTTGTACTGATGGCTGCATTTCGTGCTGACTGGGATATGTTTGTACTGATGGCTGCATTTCGTGCTGACTGGGATATGTTTGTACTGATGGCTGCATTTTGTGTTCAGCATTCAGACATAAATGAAAGGTGTACGTACACAAttcataacattaataataagtagttttgtatttatatatatatataacaaatagatTAAATCAACAGTAACTATAAAAACATCGCCTCTAGAACAAAATAactgatgaaaatatatcttaataataatgataataataataaaaagttaaaacaaaatcatcatcattatcataatttacatcatcatcatcatcaccaccatcatcatcatcatcatcatcatcatcatcatcatcatcagcaccaccatcatcatcatcatcatcatcatcattaccaccacacAGATAAATATTCCAGTCATAGATATTTCGTCATCGCGTTTAGCTGCATCTAAAACTGTTACGAGTTAAGCTATTTTCTGAGCTGGCATAAACATCACAATGATCGGAATCAAATATTCCAAGACATTGTAAGCAACATGATTAAAATGACATCAAATCCGCTACCAGACGCATTAGGGTTTTTTCCGTTACACAGATAAACCTGCAACCCTGCCCTTAACACTATCACGGAGGAATCCATTTGCTTTGCAAATCATCGGATTTACTTTTTAGAATGTGAATCATCGATGATTTCTTTTTTTGCTGTAAATATGATGAGGCACAAATCCGGTGCAGTATTGGACAAATCAAGTGGCTTTTTTTCTTAATGGAATCAGAATGTTACTTAGCCGTGGGATAACACTGGTAAACGTGTTAGTTTGGGCGAGACAGGAAGAAGGTTttcaaagagagaaaaaaggagagaaatCCATACTGCTTCGTCACATCCGGTGGTAATGTATAGACGATGGTTGACAGATTTTTCCATAAGCTGATATCcatttgtgaaaataataacaGCAGCAGCTGATTAGAGAAGAAAATTGTCAGTGTCTAGTTGTGCGAATGGTCTTGCTTGGTGTCCTTGGACGAGCATTAGCTATGTTGTGATGGGTTttccatttaaatattttcccagTGAGTATGGAACTGTGATAGTAATGAGTACAATAAATATGaagatggcgatgatgatgatgatgatgatgatgatgattctAATTATGGTgaagatggtgatgatgatgatgacatttATGGTGaagatggcgatgatgatgatgataattatggtgaagatggcgatgatgatgatgatgataattatggtgaagatggcgatgatgataataattatagtgaagatggcgatgatgatgatgataattatggtgaagatggcgatgatgatgatgatgatgatgatgtttgtGATGAAGATTATAATGATAATGACGACGGCgatgttgatgataatgatgatgatgtttgtaatgaaaattataatgataatgacGAAAAcaacgacgacgatgatgatgatgatatttgcGATGAAGATGATAATGGTAATGACGAcgataaagaagaagaagatgatgatgatgataacgaagaagaagaacatgatgatgatgatgatgatgatgatgatggtagttgAAAATATGATAATGTCGAGAACGATAACGCGAATAAAGATGATGAGAACGATGATAGTAAATATGGAAACAAAGATACCCAGAGTCGGCTTTTGAAGGCGATTTAGTGTTATTTTACAACTATTCTGTTTGGAACAGTTTGTATGatgatttgttaattttatgcTATATAATATGATTTAATGGAAGTTAAATGCAAGCCACGAAACGAGGAACAAGTCACGTATCAGCAACCATAGAATAACGAAGTGGCACTTAGTGTATGTTGTTTCTGACACGACTGCGTTCAGTGACACCGAAGAGCGCTAACGTTCGTCAACAATCCCATTAATTCCCCATACAGTAATCATTTTTAAAGCAAactgcataaaccagtctagcgaatgTTTTATTGCTCTTTCTTACGTGTGAATTATACTGGGTTCGTCTCTAGCTACCGGCTCCCATTATATTCCAAGTTTCAACGGTTCAgtgaggtatatatatatactactcaaaaaaatttaagggtcaaaaatttataaccaaataagtttcagagtgtattagattgatgatgtaaactacaccaacaattttatttattgttccatatttacaaaaaacccacaaataaacgtcactgtatacaagaaagtcacatgacatgctgtcaaagttgaaggctgtcaaacatggattttacacattagaacattcgtttaatagtgtgtgaatccacccctggcgcgaatacactc of the Gigantopelta aegis isolate Gae_Host chromosome 12, Gae_host_genome, whole genome shotgun sequence genome contains:
- the LOC121386045 gene encoding uncharacterized protein K02A2.6-like, which codes for MEIARHIENAVKDAKSMSAPTGNDSYTFKGACSKINTQKRQYSKPKTRNIQCFRCGSNQHLANNPTCKAKNMRCSSCKKMGHLQVVCKSKSAVRQLECEQPSDTSSEGPSFEVLATDKASANKKVVQCDISVNSVNLKLVVDTASDVSLMSLKLFKKHFDTNAIEQCKASITSYSNHKVGVIGSFHAMVCFKGQVSQGTFYIVQSGTSLLGKDIIQTLDIGIHGGSLTCFATRGNASSDEPKSDSVSIPDRFPQLFSDKIGKVKGFKHKIKVRSDVKPVQQKLRRLPFAVRNAVSAELKKLENSDIIERIDASEWISPIVVAWKKDGSVRVCVDLRKPNEAIIEDRYPLPNIDEMISEMHGATHFSKLDLKSAYHQLELVESSRDLTAFITHEGLFRFKRVCFGLSSAPSCFQKMMSTILCNVPGVQCFIDDVIVYGRTKAEHDRNLNLVLQRLTDAGLTLNDKCEFNVPSLTVLGHVISKDGVRPNPDLVKAISDAPVPTNKDQLRSVLGLCGYYSKFVPNFAARIQPMRCIQTAEKFKWTEEANKAFKDIKSAIVNSPALALFDPYLDIIVTTDASGYGLGATLTQVKNGSEVIVACASRSLTALELKYSVGEREALACVWAVEKWHTYLWGRRFTLRTDHQALVTLLSSKGTGHKPMRIARWAMRLLHYTYDIQYKPGVQNKVPDALSRLPLSTSKDKIQDEDEAEAVCQLWFEHVEHNIAITRERLQRATSESSICTRISQYIQNGWPCTKTEIINDLKPFFQVKDELSVHDGIIFRGERVIVPDELCAHVVNLAHESHQGIVRTKQRLRDLYWWPKMDIQVTELVKSCITCQLNDKSAVTRTAPTQPVPLPNAAWRKLGLDFVGPDYSAPPERRYIISMIDYRSKWPEVAFASDISTKTVLKFLVTVFSREGYPDEIVTDNGPQVVSHEFEEISTTQKYKTQVFFGLSSGRKQ